The following proteins come from a genomic window of Lolium rigidum isolate FL_2022 chromosome 5, APGP_CSIRO_Lrig_0.1, whole genome shotgun sequence:
- the LOC124656629 gene encoding protein ENDOSPERM DEFECTIVE 1-like — MAAAAATSASAHHAAASDFPPPPPPLHATGPRPRRRAREVSSRYLSTPGPLPTSSPRLSTSSTTSSRASSPTPSPRAHTRVATPFANENQPPIPPPTTSRRHAVQKLFGEIGNPRASVSSAPATPRHLPRSTSGPPPSTARRGYPRPPTPAARASSCPTPTDDAASCCSSDTSSTLTDFSEPDAVPISAAPCESPPLLGPASCRGGRLSSDLRSSVPESGGSARGAIPLCHRSLNSALTSCQAPPGKALAPPRPPQPHVGARVADLKKAALVGGRKVAGKQEDVHQLRMMDNCHVQYRFLNARAEAVAKAKAAAAQNSLFGLAERITRLRDSVADKRAEAEKIKRSHRLFSIVGNQVPYLDLWSDVEEDYSSCLTGATSALHNASLRLPIVGGVRVNCEEISEILNSAVQLLEPVSPCVQNLLPKVEEVDCVASNLAQVIASERALIEECGNLLNQAHHLQMREYSLRSQLMQLKS, encoded by the exons atggccgccgccgccgccacctccgcgtCGGCGCATCACGCCGCCGCCTCCGACTtccccccgcccccgccgccgctccaCGCCACCGGccctcgcccgcgccgccgcgcgcgggaGGTCAGCTCCCGCTACCTCTCCACCCCGGGCCCCCTCCCCACCTCCTCCCCGCGcctctccacctcctccaccacctcctcccgcgcctcCTCCCCGACCCCCTCCCCGCGCGCCCACACCCGCGTCGCCACACCCTTCGCCAACGAGAACCAGCCTCCGATCCCCCCGCCCACCACCTCCCGCAGGCACGCCGTGCAGAAGCTGTTCGGCGAAATCGGCAACCCGCGAGCCTCCGTCTCCTCCGCCCCCGCGACCCCCAGGCACCTGCCCCGCTCCACCAGcgggccgcccccgtccaccgcgCGGAGGGGCTACCCGCGCCCGCCAACCCCCGCCGCGCGCGCCTCCTCCTGCCCTACCCCCACAGACGACGccgcctcctgctgctcctcGGACACGTCCTCCACCCTCACCGACTTCTCCGAGCCCGACGCGGTCCCGATCTCCGCCGCGCCCTGCGAGAGCCCGCCGCTGCTGGGCCCGGCGTCCTGCCGCGGGGGGCGCCTCTCGTCCGACCTCCGCTCGTCCGTGCCGGAGTCGGGCGGGTCCGCGCGGGGCGCTATCCCGCTCTGCCACCGCTCGCTCAATTCGGCTCTCACCAGCTGCCAGGCCCCGCCCGGGAAGGCGCTGGCGCCGCCCAGGCCGCCGCAGCCGCATGTTGGGGCCAGAGTGGCCGACCTGAAGAAGGCCGCGCTCGTTGGGGGGAGGAAGGTTGCCGGGAAGCAGGAGGACGTGCACCAGCTGCGGATGATGGATAACTGCCACGTTCAGTACAGGTTCCTCAACGCCCGGGCTGAAGCCGTGGCCAAGGCCAAGGCTGCTGCGGCACAG AACTCCCTGTTCGGACTGGCCGAGAGAATTACCAGGCTGCGAGACTCTGTCGCTGATAAGAGGGCAGAGGCCGAGAAGATCAAGAGGAGTCAcagattgttctccattgttGGTAACCAG GTTCCATATTTGGATCTGTGGAGTGATGTTGAGGAGGATTATTCCAGCTGTCTGACAGGGGCAACATCAGCGCTGCATAACGCCTCACTAAGGCTACCAATTGTTGGGGGTGTTAGG GTAAATTGTGAGGAAATCTCAGAAATTCTTAATTCAGCAGTGCAGCTACTGGAACCAGTGTCTCCTTGTGTACAAAATTTATTACCGAAG GTTGAAGAAGTTGATTGTGTAGCTTCCAACCTTGCCCAAGTAATTGCTAGTGAAAGAGCCTTGATAGAAGAGTGTGGGAATCTACTAAATCAAGCACACCATTTGCAG ATGAGGGAGTACAGCTTGAGAAGCCAGTTGATGCAATTGAAAAGTTAA